CATGGTTTGATACAAAAGAGATCTAAAACCATTTTAATATCAGTCCCAGATATCCTCCTCAAAAATCCAAGTTTTCTGATTAATCTCTTATCTGAGCCTCTTTTCTcattgaaaacgaatcgatttaaATTTTATGAATGAAGATGGACAAGACATTGGACCTATAAAGGAGTATTTCTTAGTTCTATATGAGAATTAGTAATACCTGCCTGTTTCTGTGAGATACTATAAAATGTTATAGATGTAGATTTTATAGACCCAACTGGTCTCCGAAAGCACATGAGTGGTACAAATCCCCTAAAATTTATGTTGGCGTTTCTAGTTAAACAGATTAGTTACCCCTGCATAAATAAGTATATAGATAGAAATTCAGGGTTTATCTAATAAACCAACGAAAACTTCGAAAATCCAATTTATTTCTCATGTATTTACAATATTATTTGTCAAAATATCAGACCGAAGttacaataatttaaaaaatacataattactaACAGTACACTTTCTTTTCAAACAACCATGCATGCCATACAACTTATAGAAGGAAACGGTTTTAATGTTGCTGATTCTTTCTTGCCAATGTGAAGCAAAAGCTCGAAATCATCGAATATCCATTATGAATTATAATATATTTGCGTATCCCTAGATTTATATACATGAAGGTGCTAAGATACATTAATGAGAGCTGACCAACGAACATGAGGTTTGAACAGCCATCAAACATGTAAGATCTCCTGAAATTTCTTTCAAAACTTCGCTACCCATTCTCTACCTAACTTCTAGGACTGAATCTTCTGCCTGACCTAGAAGACGAAGGTGCTGGGGCGTCTTCTTTGTCTTCGTCATTCGCTGGTTGTTCTTTTTTGGGAGCATTGAACCGCTTTCGACCATTAGATTTGTTCTTCGAAGGTGCAGCTGCTTTTTCTTCTGATGGTGCACTCTCCTCTGCTTCATGGTTAACTGGTTTACTGTGCTTGTCTGTAAATGCGAATATGGATGTAATTATTCTATGATAAGGTTATTTAGCGCATATTTGTGTATGTTTATGTCAACCCAGTACTGGATTTCATTGGATTTAGAATGTTCGGTATTATTTATGCAACCTCAGAAGCCTTCCTCTTCCTACAAATTAGAATTAATCGAAGCAGGCAGTATTTTTTGGAGGGAACATTCAGTTCGTTAAGATTTATTTCAACCTTCATTGACAactattcgattttttttttaataccaaAAATGCAATTtccttttcgaaatattcaagaAATAGATCAGTAGAACGGGCTCATTTTCAATATGGAGAAATAAATCTCAGAAAATGATAGGTATTCAGAGAAGAGCCGTGATAGCTTTGAACTTACTTAAAGCAGCTTGTTCTCTTCTTCTTTTCAAAGTTGCTAAAAGATCATCGTTACTTCTGAAAGGCCTGACGACGCCTGCTTTGAGGAATTTCTTTGAAGTTTCAGTGGTGGAACTTGGTTGTTCAACTGGCTGCTCCTCAACTTCTTCGCCTTCCTCCTCAACTGGTTCTTCTTCCTGTAAGAAAAGGTCTTAATTAATTATGGAATAATCATAAATGTGAGAATCTTTTATATTTTAACAAGCGTCATAGGAATTAGATCAAAAAATTTCCGAGAATGGCAGGTCTCAACATGCTCGTGGACTAGCATAAGAAATAGATCTTGGCGAATTCTCTTGGTGGAAAACGATGCAAAGAATCTGAAACTACGCTCAGTTGGGCTGGTTGAACCTTATCAAAAAATCTGAAATCTTGCCATTTATATTCATCAAGTTGACCTTCTCTTTCACCAAATTTCACGAAAACTGTAATCGCCGGGTTGATCTTTGAATACTAAGTTTACCACGTACATCAAATTTCTCCATTTCTCGGAAGAGTATTGCGCCTACTTTACTTTCCAAGGTGCATttatttcaactgaatttttatggGTGCACTCAAGTCGTTTTGAATATTGGATGGATTGATGGTGGTGAAGATAAATTTTCTCTTCATACCGACAACCTGGGTTGTAAATTTTGATTGCAGCACCACGAAACAACTTTTGATGAtcgattggatacatttatagtTCGGTTTTGAGTTGTGTAATAATTTTACGAGAACAGTCCTAGTTTACACATTCACCCATGGTTCTATATTAAGTATTACCGATTTCATGGTAAATAATATGAACGGTAccaatgaaattattcaattccgAGAAATTGAGAGAGTATATCATTAAACAAGTGCACAT
The nucleotide sequence above comes from Coccinella septempunctata chromosome 4, icCocSept1.1, whole genome shotgun sequence. Encoded proteins:
- the LOC123311221 gene encoding myb-like protein V — encoded protein: MKLSIVLFFGLVCLIALCSGRPADEGNGDYDDYADEPAPPPPKKSPVASRGSLLNRRNPLTSRNAKTSSTTAAPPPPEEEEPVEEEGEEVEEQPVEQPSSTTETSKKFLKAGVVRPFRSNDDLLATLKRRREQAALNKHSKPVNHEAEESAPSEEKAAAPSKNKSNGRKRFNAPKKEQPANDEDKEDAPAPSSSRSGRRFSPRS